One segment of Balaenoptera ricei isolate mBalRic1 chromosome 8, mBalRic1.hap2, whole genome shotgun sequence DNA contains the following:
- the LOC132369724 gene encoding endogenous retrovirus group K member 13-1 Env polyprotein-like, translating to MNARVTKLASNTSLDHSLCIYRLRIEDTGHYLCIETTIGNQGTLLAGHQITVVKTVTGLQFPAFMASEFPQFDFPVCNDTWTKASVWCTLDYDNGTILVSSVPVNNNSLVFYKQWEFWKLALSFSYRPVITCVAPPYALLIGDLIVENTMNPIGYNITCVNCIFSSCVLPVKGSTSVMIMKQPSYVMLPVNLSEPWYHNTGMQAWLELTEALKRPKRFIGVLICAILALAALTATAATAGIALSQTIHQAHYVNQLSKNTSVALALQSHIDTQLKTEVDELKNVLIGIGDQVMALKLKMRLICHAKYTWICVTQHLYNDSQWDWEKVKMHILSVWTDGHISLDIQKLNAEIQAIQEAHLDEDGPQNLIQGLLDQLQGLNPIQWIHGGLSGLISIGVLLFGDRFITLYC from the coding sequence ATGAATGCTAGAGTAACTAAGCTTGCTTCTAATACTTCGTTGGATCATTCTCTATGCATATATCGCTTGAGAATTGAAGATACTGGACATTATTTGTGTATTGAAACTACCATAGGTAATCAAGGGACGTTATTAGCTGGACATCAAATTACGGTCGTAAAGACTGTCACAGGACtacaatttcctgcttttatggcttctgaattcccgcagtttgattttcctgtttgtaatgATACATGGACTAAAGCCTCTGTCTGGTGTACTTTAGATTATGATAATGGCACCATACTAGTTTCTTCTGTCCCCGTTAATAATAACAGCCTTGTTTTTTACAAGCAATGGGAATTCTGGAAACTTGCCTTATCCTTTTCTTATAGACCGGTGATTACTTGCGTCGCTCCTCCTTATGCTTTATTGATTGGAGATTTAATTGTAGAAAACACTATGAATCCTATAGGTTATAATATTACTTGTGTTAATTGTATCTTTAGTAGTTGTGTTTTGCCCGTTAAAGGATCTACATCTGTTATGATTATGAAGCAACCTTCTTATGTAATGTTACCTGTTAATTTGTCTGAACCATGGTATCATAACACTGGCATGCAAGCCTGGCTGGAATTGACTGAAGCATTAAAACGACCAAAGAGATTTATAGGTGTTCTAATATGTGCAATCCTAGCCTTAGCAGCTTTAACTGCTACTGCGGCCACTGCTGGGATTGCTCTTTCACAAACTATTCACCAGGCTCATTATGTTAATCAGTTATCTAAAAATACTAGTGTAGCATTAGCCCTACAAAGTCATATTGATACCCAACTAAAAACGGAagtagatgaattaaaaaatgttctaataggaataggggatcaagttatggctttaaaattaaaaatgcgtttgatttgtcatgccaaatatacctggatttgtgtaactcaacatttatataatgattcacaatgggattgggaaaaagtaaaaatgcatatattaagtgtATGGACTGATGGACACATTAGCCTTGATATTCAAAAGTTAAATGCCGAAATACAAGCTATTCAAGAGGCCCACCTGGACGAAGATGGACCCCAGAATTTGATTCAAGGATTATTAGATCAACTACAAGGGCTAAATCCGATACAATGGATTCATGGAGGGCTCTCAGGCCTGATATCAATTGGTGTACTACTTTTTGGTGATCGGTTTATTACCTTGTATTGTTAG